TGAGCTAGGTGATTTACAGCGCCACCCGGCCATATAACACGCTGATTATCCTGCTTAAGGATAAACTTCGCGCAACCTGAATGAAATGCCAGCAGGCGACGCTGTTTTTTCATGTTTATGTCATAAAGCGATTGACGCCAACCGGGCTTTACGGTTTAATGCAGCCCGTTGCCCGGATAGCTCAGTCGGTAGAGCAGGGGATTGAAAATCCCCGTGTCCTTGGTTCGATTCCGAGTCCGGGCACCATATTCAGAAAAACCCGCCTATGGCGGGTTTTTCGCTTTCTGGACTCTCCGTCGAATATCGCTCACATCAGTCCAGCGTTTTACGGTAGGTGCGCAGTCCGATAAAAATCACCGCCACCGCCAGCCCCAACAGCGGCAGAAAATCCGGCAGCAGCTCCGCCAGCGTATACCCTTTCAGCATCACCCCCTTGAGTAGACGTATAAAGTAGGTCAGCGGCAGGCATGAGCCAATCACCTGCGCCCATACCGGCATGCTGATAAACGGGCTGATAAAGCCGGACAGCAGCACCGAGGGAATAAAGTAGAACGACGACATCTGCAACGCCTGCAGCTGGCTTTGCGCAATGCTGGAAATGGTGATGCCGACCGACAGGCAAAGAAAAATATAGACCGTCAGCACCGTCAGGAGTAAAAACACGTTCCCCAGCAGCGGAATGTTAAACAGATATACCGCGCACAGCAGGATCATTACCGACTGGAACATGCCGATCAGCACATAAGGCGTGATCTTGCCGACGATCACCTCCAGCCCGGTCACCGGCGACACCAACAGGTTTTCGATCGCGCCGCTCTCACGCTCGCGGGTGATCGCCAGCGCGGTCATCAGGATCATGGTAGTGCTCAGGATCGAGCCGATAATTCCGGGAATGGTATTGTACTGTGTGATCCCTTCCGGGTTGAACATACGGTGCACCACCAGCTCGAAGTTCTCCGTCCCTTCCCTGCCCCGCAGCGACTC
The nucleotide sequence above comes from Serratia rhizosphaerae. Encoded proteins:
- a CDS encoding ABC transporter permease: MKKTIINFSLTRWLGVVIKEIHELRRDRVSFSMVFLTPLFQLIILGYAVNMDPRHVPAALLNYDSGHLSQVFISAAQNTQYFSLQPAASEQEAEKAFVRGDVIFIVTIPADFSQKILRGEKPQLLIQSDAIDPIAGGNALSAIAQASKNMFQYDLPESLRGREGTENFELVVHRMFNPEGITQYNTIPGIIGSILSTTMILMTALAITRERESGAIENLLVSPVTGLEVIVGKITPYVLIGMFQSVMILLCAVYLFNIPLLGNVFLLLTVLTVYIFLCLSVGITISSIAQSQLQALQMSSFYFIPSVLLSGFISPFISMPVWAQVIGSCLPLTYFIRLLKGVMLKGYTLAELLPDFLPLLGLAVAVIFIGLRTYRKTLD